In one Aromatoleum aromaticum EbN1 genomic region, the following are encoded:
- the trmA gene encoding tRNA (uridine(54)-C5)-methyltransferase TrmA encodes MPLPAIDPAEYASQLADKVTQFKHAFTPFAVPEPTVFPSAPLHYRLRAEFRMWHDGERIDYAMFDPAEPKQPIAIEQFDIAAEPICAAMPRLRERLRASETLKRRLFQVEFLATLSGELMISLIYHRPLDESWEAAARELAAELNVQLIGRSRKQKIVLDRDWVLERFALDGRPLQYKQIEGSFTQPNGGVNRQMLGWACEQVRGVGGDLLELYCGNGNFTVALAPLFDRVLATEVSKTSVEAAHYNLAANDIGNVAMVRMSSDEISAALARTREFRRMKDVDLDRYRFSTLFVDPPRSGLDAPTVELARGFDRILYISCNPQTLQENVAALQATHGIAGAAVFDQFPYTRHLECGLLLTRRGGPRAP; translated from the coding sequence ATGCCTCTACCCGCCATCGACCCCGCCGAGTACGCGTCGCAGCTCGCGGATAAAGTGACCCAGTTCAAACACGCTTTCACCCCCTTCGCCGTCCCCGAGCCGACGGTCTTCCCCTCCGCGCCGCTGCACTATCGGCTGCGCGCCGAATTCCGCATGTGGCACGACGGCGAGCGCATCGATTATGCAATGTTCGACCCCGCCGAGCCGAAGCAACCGATCGCAATCGAACAGTTCGACATCGCCGCGGAGCCGATCTGTGCGGCGATGCCTCGGCTGCGCGAACGGCTACGAGCCAGCGAAACCCTGAAGCGCCGCCTGTTCCAGGTCGAGTTCCTCGCCACGCTCAGCGGCGAACTGATGATCAGCCTGATCTATCACCGTCCGCTCGACGAAAGCTGGGAAGCGGCAGCACGGGAACTGGCGGCCGAACTCAACGTGCAGTTGATCGGGCGCAGCCGCAAGCAGAAAATCGTGCTGGACCGCGACTGGGTACTGGAACGGTTCGCGCTCGATGGCCGCCCGCTGCAGTACAAGCAGATCGAAGGCAGCTTCACGCAGCCCAACGGCGGCGTAAACCGGCAGATGCTCGGCTGGGCGTGCGAACAGGTGCGCGGAGTCGGCGGCGACCTGCTGGAGCTGTATTGCGGCAACGGCAACTTCACCGTCGCGCTGGCGCCTTTGTTCGATCGGGTGCTCGCCACCGAAGTCAGCAAGACGTCGGTCGAGGCCGCGCACTACAACCTCGCCGCGAACGACATCGGCAATGTCGCGATGGTGCGCATGTCGAGCGACGAGATCAGCGCCGCGCTCGCCCGCACGCGGGAATTCCGGCGCATGAAGGACGTGGACCTCGACCGCTACCGGTTCTCGACGCTGTTCGTCGATCCGCCGCGCAGCGGACTGGACGCGCCGACGGTCGAGCTCGCGCGCGGTTTCGACCGCATCCTGTACATCTCCTGCAACCCGCAGACGCTGCAGGAAAACGTCGCCGCGCTGCAGGCGACGCACGGCATCGCCGGCGCAGCGGTGTTTGACCAGTTTCCGTACACCCGGCACCTGGAGTGCGGGTTGCTGCTGACACGGCGCGGGGGTCCGCGAGCTCCTTGA
- a CDS encoding aromatic amino acid transaminase — MFEHVDAYPGDPILSLVETFHHDPRPRKVNLGIGLYYDEEGRIPLLGSVEKAEAALAANPGPRPYLPMEGAADYRAAVQKLLFGPDSAALRAGRIATIQTIGGSGALKVGADLLKRYFPASEVWVSDPTWDNHRSIFEGAGIEVHDYPYYDAASGGVRFDEMIETLQSLPAQSIVLLHPCCHNPTGVDLSTAQWQEVIAVVASRGLIPFLDIAYQGFGDNLDDDAYAARAMADAGVSFFVSNSFSKNLSFYGERCGGLSVVCQDADEAERVLGQLKFTVRRNYSSPPVHGGRVAAAVMNDAGLHEEWVGEVRGMRERIKAMREKLHEVLSSTLPGRDFSYFVKQRGMFSYTGLTPEQVDRLREEFAVYVVQSGRMCVAGLNRGNVDYVAKAMAAVLQEAGTAAA; from the coding sequence ATGTTCGAGCACGTCGACGCCTATCCCGGCGACCCCATCCTCTCCCTCGTCGAAACTTTCCACCACGACCCGCGCCCGCGGAAGGTGAACCTCGGCATCGGGCTCTACTACGACGAAGAGGGCCGCATCCCGCTGCTCGGTTCGGTCGAGAAGGCCGAGGCAGCGCTGGCGGCAAATCCCGGTCCGCGGCCCTACCTGCCGATGGAAGGAGCGGCCGACTATCGCGCCGCTGTCCAGAAACTCCTGTTCGGTCCCGACAGCGCAGCGTTGCGCGCGGGCCGCATCGCGACGATCCAGACCATCGGAGGCTCGGGCGCATTGAAGGTCGGCGCCGACCTGCTCAAGCGGTATTTTCCGGCGAGCGAAGTGTGGGTCAGCGATCCGACCTGGGACAACCATCGTTCGATCTTCGAGGGCGCCGGCATCGAAGTGCACGACTACCCGTACTACGACGCGGCGAGCGGCGGCGTGCGCTTTGACGAGATGATTGAGACCCTGCAGTCGCTGCCCGCGCAGAGCATCGTGCTGCTGCACCCGTGCTGCCATAATCCAACGGGCGTCGACCTGTCGACAGCACAATGGCAGGAAGTGATCGCAGTGGTGGCGTCGCGCGGACTGATCCCGTTCCTCGACATCGCGTACCAGGGCTTCGGCGACAACCTCGACGACGATGCGTACGCGGCCCGGGCGATGGCCGACGCAGGGGTGAGTTTCTTCGTCAGCAACTCGTTTTCCAAGAACCTGTCGTTCTACGGCGAGCGCTGCGGCGGCCTGTCGGTCGTGTGCCAGGATGCCGATGAAGCCGAGCGCGTGCTAGGCCAGCTGAAATTCACCGTGCGCCGCAACTACTCGAGCCCGCCCGTGCATGGCGGCCGGGTCGCTGCCGCAGTCATGAACGATGCCGGACTGCACGAGGAATGGGTCGGTGAAGTGCGTGGCATGCGCGAGCGCATCAAGGCGATGCGCGAGAAGCTCCACGAAGTACTGAGCAGCACCTTGCCGGGGCGGGATTTCAGCTATTTCGTCAAACAGCGCGGCATGTTCAGCTATACCGGGCTGACTCCCGAGCAGGTCGATCGCCTGCGCGAGGAGTTCGCCGTGTACGTCGTGCAGTCCGGCCGCATGTGCGTCGCTGGTCTCAACCGGGGCAACGTCGATTACGTCGCGAAAGCGATGGCTGCCGTGCTGCAGGAGGCCGGCACCGCCGCTGCCTGA
- a CDS encoding inorganic diphosphatase: MNDATSSPFFFDQEPPEFEVLIEIPKGSFVKRGSTGHVDFISPLPCPFNYGSVPAYLGCEGDLLDALVLGPRLALGSRVVTRAWGAVILRDRGMTDDKLVCAARRPSPAECRAVLRFFHLYARCKALLNLWRGRAGRNACEGWCEAAEAMGRARPRDGRWSGPAIGF, from the coding sequence ATGAACGACGCAACTTCGAGTCCTTTTTTTTTCGATCAGGAGCCGCCCGAGTTCGAAGTCCTGATCGAGATTCCGAAAGGCAGCTTCGTAAAACGCGGTTCGACCGGTCACGTCGATTTCATCTCGCCGCTGCCCTGTCCGTTCAATTACGGCTCAGTGCCGGCCTACCTCGGATGCGAAGGCGACCTGCTCGACGCGCTCGTGCTCGGGCCGCGCCTGGCGCTCGGCAGCCGGGTCGTGACGAGGGCCTGGGGCGCGGTGATCCTGAGGGACCGCGGCATGACCGACGACAAGCTGGTGTGCGCCGCGCGTCGCCCGAGTCCGGCCGAGTGCCGCGCGGTGCTGCGTTTCTTTCATCTTTATGCCCGCTGCAAGGCGCTGCTGAACCTGTGGCGGGGCCGGGCGGGGCGCAACGCCTGCGAAGGCTGGTGCGAAGCCGCCGAAGCGATGGGCCGGGCGCGACCGAGAGACGGGAGGTGGAGCGGACCGGCGATCGGGTTCTGA
- a CDS encoding glycosyltransferase family 2 protein, with amino-acid sequence MHDNVYVSVLIPARNEAGNLAPLLEEVRSALAGEAYEVIVVDDGSTDGSASELRALKSAGFPQLRILSHPRSLGQSTSLYHAVLAARGPWLATLDGDGQNDPADIPGMLALVRGTEGRPDGIKLVAGHRVTRRDTASKRWASRLANGLRSRLLKDATPDTGCGLKLIEREAFLRLPYFDHMHRFLPALIQRHRGRTVVHPVNHRPRRTGTSKYGNLDRALVGILDLFGVWWLIRRTRLDAVATETEG; translated from the coding sequence ATGCACGATAACGTTTATGTTTCCGTCCTTATTCCTGCGAGGAACGAAGCCGGCAACCTTGCGCCGCTCCTCGAAGAAGTGCGCAGCGCGCTCGCCGGCGAAGCCTACGAGGTCATCGTCGTCGATGACGGCAGCACTGACGGCAGCGCGTCCGAGCTGCGGGCGCTGAAAAGCGCGGGCTTCCCCCAGTTGCGCATCCTCAGCCATCCCCGCTCGCTCGGGCAAAGCACGTCGCTCTATCACGCAGTGCTCGCGGCGCGCGGCCCTTGGCTCGCGACGCTCGACGGCGACGGCCAGAACGACCCGGCCGACATTCCCGGCATGCTCGCGCTGGTGCGCGGCACCGAAGGTCGGCCGGACGGCATCAAGCTGGTGGCGGGCCACCGCGTCACTCGCCGTGACACGGCCAGCAAGCGCTGGGCGTCGCGCTTGGCCAACGGGCTGCGCAGCAGGCTGCTGAAGGACGCGACGCCCGATACCGGCTGCGGCCTCAAGCTCATCGAACGGGAAGCGTTCTTGCGCCTGCCTTATTTCGATCACATGCATCGTTTCCTGCCGGCGCTGATCCAGCGCCACCGCGGGCGAACGGTGGTTCATCCCGTGAATCACCGGCCGCGCAGAACTGGCACCTCCAAATACGGAAACCTCGACCGGGCCCTGGTCGGCATCCTCGATCTGTTCGGCGTGTGGTGGTTGATCAGGCGCACCCGCCTGGATGCGGTCGCGACCGAAACGGAGGGCTGA
- a CDS encoding ArnT family glycosyltransferase, translating to MVRNTFSPRVELLGLMLLALLMVGAGLGLRQPLNVDEERFLGVALEMLQDGSWFIPHRAAEIYPDKPPLFMWTVALFVQLTGSPVVALFLPALLAGVVATACLYDLGRRLWHRRIGIIAALLFLASYQTYSILRAGQIDGFLCLWIVLAVYGLVRHLMLGPAWGWFYVACAAMGLGVISKGVGFLPALMLIPYAWAVHAGWSGVTRMPGEGVRWSLGLAATLAAISLWLLPLVVMVLLQADADSLAYVKEILLRQTAERYTKAWAHQEPFWYFFAEVIPKYWLPIVPALPWLIPAWRRQLAKRDGRTLVLLGWVALVLLFFCLSSGKRKLYIYPALPGLVLAVAPLVPWLLRRWFAHRPRARKIFLGAALLWFVAWFVEGFIEPVRDGLNPHEGIMRQAAELTGGAELALIDWREGHWLFARQPIVHFGFQSEVTMDDAASWLRSHPQSFALVPLRDLARCFRHDRARRLGETSRADWFLVGLDADNGRCGGKPPARVYRFTWHSALQ from the coding sequence GTGGTACGCAACACTTTTTCGCCGCGTGTGGAGCTCCTCGGCCTGATGCTGCTGGCGTTGCTGATGGTTGGCGCCGGACTGGGCCTGCGACAGCCGCTGAACGTCGATGAAGAGCGCTTTCTCGGCGTCGCGCTGGAAATGCTGCAGGACGGGTCGTGGTTCATTCCGCATCGCGCCGCTGAAATCTATCCGGACAAACCGCCGCTGTTCATGTGGACGGTGGCGCTGTTCGTTCAGCTCACCGGCTCGCCGGTGGTCGCGCTGTTCCTCCCGGCGCTGCTCGCCGGCGTCGTCGCGACAGCGTGCCTGTACGATCTCGGGCGACGCTTGTGGCATCGGCGCATCGGGATCATCGCCGCACTGCTGTTTCTCGCGAGCTACCAGACTTACAGCATCCTGAGGGCCGGGCAGATCGACGGTTTCCTGTGCCTGTGGATCGTCCTCGCCGTGTACGGCCTCGTGCGCCATCTCATGCTCGGCCCAGCGTGGGGGTGGTTCTATGTCGCGTGTGCCGCGATGGGACTCGGCGTCATCAGCAAGGGCGTCGGCTTCCTGCCGGCCCTGATGCTGATTCCGTACGCCTGGGCCGTGCACGCCGGCTGGTCGGGCGTCACCCGCATGCCTGGCGAGGGTGTGCGCTGGTCCCTCGGCCTCGCCGCGACGCTGGCAGCGATATCGCTGTGGCTGTTGCCGCTGGTCGTCATGGTGTTGCTGCAGGCGGACGCCGACAGTCTCGCGTACGTGAAAGAGATCCTGCTGCGACAAACGGCCGAGCGCTACACGAAGGCCTGGGCGCACCAAGAGCCGTTCTGGTATTTTTTTGCCGAAGTGATCCCGAAGTACTGGCTGCCGATCGTGCCGGCGCTGCCGTGGCTCATCCCGGCGTGGCGGCGCCAGCTGGCGAAGCGGGACGGCCGCACGCTGGTGCTGCTGGGCTGGGTCGCGCTGGTGCTGCTGTTCTTCTGCCTGAGCAGCGGCAAGCGCAAGCTGTACATATACCCGGCGTTGCCCGGCCTGGTGCTGGCGGTTGCACCCCTCGTGCCGTGGCTGCTGCGCCGCTGGTTTGCCCACCGCCCGCGCGCGCGAAAGATCTTTCTCGGTGCCGCCCTGCTCTGGTTCGTCGCCTGGTTCGTGGAAGGTTTCATCGAACCGGTCCGCGACGGCCTCAATCCTCACGAAGGCATCATGCGCCAGGCGGCCGAACTGACGGGCGGAGCGGAACTGGCACTGATCGACTGGCGCGAAGGGCACTGGTTGTTTGCGCGCCAACCGATCGTGCATTTCGGCTTTCAGTCGGAGGTCACGATGGACGATGCCGCAAGTTGGCTGCGAAGCCATCCGCAATCGTTCGCGCTCGTTCCGCTGCGGGATCTGGCACGATGCTTCCGGCATGACAGGGCGCGCAGGCTCGGCGAGACTTCCCGCGCCGACTGGTTTCTGGTCGGATTGGACGCGGATAACGGGCGATGCGGCGGCAAGCCGCCAGCCAGGGTGTACCGATTCACCTGGCACTCGGCGTTGCAGTAA
- a CDS encoding tryptophanase, translating into MAQVKFFSGEQVPLEMHKVRIVQKLNLPPVEHRLKAITEAGNNTFLLQNKDVFMDMLTDSGVNAMSDQQQAAMLIADDSYAGSATYTRLESKLREIFGMAYFLPAHQGRACENILSQVLVSPGSIVPMNYHFTTTKAHITLNGGVIEELVSDAGLEVVSVHPFKGNMDIARLSAVIEEHGSNKIAFVRMEAGTNLIGGQPFSLENLTNVRRVCDKHDVLLVLDASLLADNLHFIKNREESCKDLSIREITRKMADLCDIIYFSARKLGCARGGGICIRTEELYRRMRGLVPLYEGFLTYGGMSVREMEALTVGLDETMDEDVINQGPQFIGFMVDELQKRGVPVITPAGGLGCHLNVMQFLEHVPQAQYPAGALASALYIASGIRGMERGTLSEQRDPDGNEVLANMELVRLALPRRVFTLSQVKYAIDRISWLHENRHLIGGLVFTEEPEILRFFYGRLKPVSDWQQKLFEKFREDFGDSL; encoded by the coding sequence ATGGCACAGGTGAAGTTTTTCAGCGGAGAGCAGGTTCCGCTGGAAATGCACAAGGTACGCATCGTACAGAAGCTGAACCTTCCGCCGGTGGAACACCGGCTCAAGGCGATCACCGAAGCAGGCAACAACACTTTCCTGCTGCAGAACAAGGACGTCTTCATGGACATGCTCACCGACAGCGGTGTCAATGCCATGAGCGATCAACAGCAGGCCGCGATGCTGATCGCCGACGACAGCTACGCCGGCAGCGCGACCTACACCCGGCTCGAAAGCAAGCTCCGGGAAATCTTCGGCATGGCCTATTTCCTGCCCGCCCATCAGGGGCGCGCCTGCGAAAACATCCTGTCGCAAGTGCTGGTATCGCCGGGCTCGATCGTGCCGATGAACTATCACTTCACGACCACCAAAGCGCACATCACCCTGAACGGCGGGGTCATCGAAGAGCTGGTCTCGGATGCCGGCCTCGAAGTCGTCAGCGTCCATCCCTTCAAAGGGAACATGGATATCGCCAGGCTGTCGGCGGTCATCGAAGAGCACGGCAGCAACAAGATTGCGTTCGTCCGCATGGAAGCGGGCACGAACCTCATCGGCGGACAACCGTTCTCGCTCGAGAACCTCACCAACGTGCGTCGCGTGTGCGACAAGCACGACGTCCTGCTCGTGCTCGACGCGAGCCTGCTCGCCGATAACCTCCACTTCATCAAGAACCGCGAGGAAAGCTGCAAGGATCTGAGCATTCGCGAGATCACGCGCAAGATGGCGGACCTGTGCGACATCATCTATTTCTCGGCACGCAAGCTCGGCTGCGCACGCGGCGGCGGCATCTGCATCAGGACCGAGGAGCTGTACCGCAGGATGCGCGGGCTGGTCCCGCTGTACGAAGGCTTCCTCACGTACGGCGGGATGTCCGTGCGCGAAATGGAAGCGCTGACGGTCGGCCTCGACGAAACGATGGACGAGGACGTGATCAACCAGGGGCCGCAGTTCATCGGCTTCATGGTCGACGAGCTGCAAAAACGCGGCGTTCCCGTCATCACGCCGGCCGGCGGCCTCGGTTGCCACCTCAACGTCATGCAGTTCCTCGAGCACGTCCCGCAGGCGCAATACCCTGCCGGCGCGCTCGCCTCGGCGCTGTATATCGCCAGCGGCATACGCGGCATGGAGCGCGGCACGCTCTCCGAGCAGCGCGACCCCGACGGCAACGAAGTCTTGGCCAACATGGAACTGGTCCGGCTGGCGTTGCCGCGCCGGGTATTCACGCTGTCGCAGGTCAAATACGCGATCGACCGGATCTCGTGGCTGCACGAGAACCGCCACCTCATCGGCGGCCTCGTGTTCACCGAAGAGCCTGAAATCCTGCGTTTCTTCTATGGCCGGCTGAAGCCCGTTTCGGATTGGCAGCAAAAGCTGTTCGAGAAATTCCGCGAGGACTTCGGCGACAGCCTGTAG
- a CDS encoding diacylglycerol kinase: protein MKGRCFRERLGFALHGLQLAISRERSFRVHVLAGGGVLCVLLVARPPLVWWTVLALTAGFVMVTELVNTALETLADHLHPERHAEIGACKDIAAGAVLVATATAFVVGIVFAAQWFRGWS, encoded by the coding sequence ATGAAGGGCCGTTGTTTCCGCGAACGCCTCGGTTTCGCGCTGCATGGCCTGCAGCTCGCGATCAGTCGGGAGCGGAGCTTTCGCGTGCATGTTCTGGCTGGCGGAGGCGTGCTGTGCGTTCTGCTGGTGGCCCGGCCGCCTCTCGTATGGTGGACGGTGCTTGCGCTGACGGCCGGTTTCGTCATGGTGACCGAACTCGTCAATACCGCACTCGAGACGCTGGCCGATCATCTTCACCCGGAACGGCATGCGGAGATCGGCGCATGCAAGGACATCGCGGCAGGCGCGGTGCTTGTCGCCACCGCGACGGCGTTCGTCGTCGGGATCGTTTTCGCCGCACAGTGGTTCCGCGGCTGGTCCTGA
- a CDS encoding diacylglycerol/lipid kinase family protein, with product MTRQSLSLHPLPPASPLAAGPRQLPITVVMNAGSGREDKSEAGAAIEKVLEASGRDVELLVAKRPRELAALVRAAADRRPGILAAAGGDGTLNAVASVAYQRSLPFAVIPLGTFNYFARELGIPLDPAAAAQVAVDGSIRRVPIGEVNGRLFLNNASIGLYRRLLETREVHKRRFGRNRFVAFVSGLVTLMREHRPYRLALQIDGRPLNLSTLTVFFGRNALQMEHLGLDEAVCVARGELAVLALREVGRHDLLALVLRGALARLETAENLRQYCALTVQIERLDEGTPHIRVALDGELVDCELPLVVRSVPEALQVLVPAVPEVRA from the coding sequence TTGACTCGCCAGAGCCTGTCCCTTCATCCGCTGCCTCCCGCCTCGCCGCTGGCCGCCGGGCCGCGGCAGTTGCCGATCACCGTCGTGATGAACGCCGGCTCCGGCCGCGAGGACAAGTCCGAAGCCGGCGCGGCGATCGAAAAAGTGCTGGAGGCGAGCGGCCGCGACGTCGAGCTGCTGGTCGCGAAGCGGCCGCGCGAACTGGCGGCGCTCGTTCGCGCGGCGGCCGATCGGCGCCCGGGCATCCTCGCGGCGGCCGGTGGCGACGGCACGCTGAATGCCGTGGCTTCGGTCGCGTACCAGCGCAGTTTGCCGTTCGCGGTCATCCCGCTCGGGACCTTCAACTACTTCGCTCGAGAACTCGGCATTCCGCTCGATCCGGCGGCTGCGGCGCAAGTGGCCGTGGACGGGTCGATTCGCCGCGTCCCGATCGGCGAGGTCAATGGCAGGCTCTTCCTCAACAACGCGAGCATCGGCCTTTACCGTCGTCTTCTCGAAACGCGTGAGGTGCACAAGCGGCGCTTCGGGCGCAACCGCTTCGTCGCGTTCGTCTCCGGGCTCGTCACGCTGATGCGTGAGCACCGTCCGTACCGTTTGGCCCTGCAGATCGACGGCCGGCCGCTGAACTTGTCGACGCTGACGGTGTTCTTCGGCCGCAACGCGTTGCAGATGGAGCACCTCGGCCTGGACGAGGCGGTGTGCGTCGCGCGCGGCGAATTGGCCGTGCTCGCGTTGCGGGAGGTCGGCCGCCACGACCTGCTGGCGCTGGTGCTGCGCGGTGCGCTGGCCCGCCTCGAGACCGCGGAAAACCTGCGCCAGTATTGCGCGCTGACGGTGCAGATCGAGCGGCTCGACGAGGGCACGCCGCATATCCGCGTCGCGCTCGACGGCGAACTCGTCGACTGCGAGCTGCCGCTCGTCGTGAGATCGGTGCCGGAGGCGCTGCAGGTTCTCGTGCCGGCAGTGCCCGAGGTGCGCGCGTGA
- a CDS encoding lipid-A-disaccharide synthase N-terminal domain-containing protein: protein MGKETLWLVIGFAGQLTFTGRFALQWLYSEYKKRSLIPVGFWYLSLVGSALLLAYAIYREDPVFIVGQSFGFIVYLRNLQLIARQKEQET from the coding sequence ATGGGCAAGGAAACACTCTGGCTGGTGATCGGCTTCGCCGGCCAGCTGACGTTCACCGGCCGCTTCGCGCTGCAGTGGCTGTACAGCGAATACAAGAAACGCAGCCTCATTCCGGTCGGCTTCTGGTACCTGAGCCTGGTCGGCAGTGCGCTGCTGCTGGCTTACGCGATCTATCGTGAGGATCCAGTGTTCATCGTCGGGCAGTCGTTCGGCTTCATCGTCTACCTGCGCAACCTGCAGCTGATCGCGCGACAAAAAGAGCAGGAAACTTGA
- a CDS encoding LTA synthase family protein has translation MSQPQLPEPQQPSAAASAPTLGSHLAFTALSAIALLLMFAALRLALLVYNRALIGDTGVATFTEAFLTGLRFDLRLVVYLCAPLILAMGAVRAMAARSAHRAWLTAAASIALFLGLIELDFYREFHQRLNSLVFQYLREDPATVLSMLWHGFPVLRYLAAWLLASWGLFRLFAVIDRLTAPRRDDSRSARRFGPGPRWLALVLCLAVSVVAARGTLRQGPPLRWGDAYTTDSMFANQLGLNGTLTLIAAAKSRFFESGDKMWKTSMPQYEATRIVRSMLLTPGDRLVDAESANIRRDVTPPVAGTLPIRNVVVILLESFAGHYVGALGSKDGITPQFDRLAREGVLFTRFFSNGTHTHQGMFATMACFPNLPGFEYLMQMPEGGHRFSGLPQLLRAREFDDLYVYNGDFAWDNQSGFFSNQGMTRFIGRNDFVNPVVSDPTWGVSDQDMFDRAAEELQKNSDGKPFYALLQTLSNHTPYALPQTLPVEPVTGHGSLDDHLTAMRYSDWALGQFFEKARKSKYFRDTLFVIVGDHGFGADEQITEMDLHRFNVPLLLIGPGIQQAFGMRRDTVGTQTDIVPTIMGRLGGEVRHQCWGRDLLNLPAGDEGIGVIKPSGSDQTVAILKGSRILVEPKGLAPRLYDYRLGDAAASTRVINAADEAQLRGMLHAFVQTATQSLVGNTAGVAAQSR, from the coding sequence ATGAGTCAACCGCAACTCCCGGAACCGCAGCAGCCCTCCGCTGCGGCGTCTGCGCCCACGCTCGGTTCCCACCTTGCATTCACGGCATTGTCCGCAATCGCCTTGCTGCTGATGTTCGCCGCGCTGCGCCTTGCGCTGCTCGTCTACAACCGGGCGTTGATCGGCGACACCGGGGTCGCAACCTTCACCGAAGCTTTCCTGACCGGGCTGCGATTCGACCTGCGGCTCGTCGTGTACCTTTGCGCGCCGCTGATTCTGGCAATGGGGGCCGTGCGGGCGATGGCAGCGCGAAGCGCGCACAGGGCCTGGCTGACCGCGGCGGCGAGCATTGCGCTGTTCCTCGGCCTGATCGAACTCGATTTCTACCGGGAATTCCACCAGCGCCTCAACAGCCTGGTCTTCCAGTACCTGCGCGAAGATCCGGCAACTGTGCTGAGCATGCTGTGGCACGGCTTCCCGGTGCTGCGCTACCTCGCGGCCTGGCTGCTGGCAAGCTGGGGACTGTTCCGGCTCTTCGCCGTCATCGACCGGCTGACTGCGCCACGGCGCGATGATTCCCGCAGTGCACGCCGCTTCGGTCCCGGCCCGCGCTGGCTTGCGCTGGTGCTGTGCCTCGCGGTTTCGGTCGTTGCCGCGCGCGGCACGCTGCGCCAGGGACCGCCGCTGCGCTGGGGGGACGCGTATACGACCGATTCGATGTTCGCGAACCAGCTCGGGCTCAACGGCACTCTCACTCTCATCGCCGCGGCGAAGAGCCGATTCTTCGAGTCCGGCGACAAGATGTGGAAAACCTCGATGCCGCAATATGAGGCGACCCGGATCGTGCGCAGCATGTTGCTGACCCCGGGCGACCGCCTCGTCGACGCCGAGAGCGCGAACATCCGCCGCGACGTCACTCCGCCCGTCGCCGGCACGTTGCCGATTCGCAACGTCGTCGTGATCCTGCTCGAGAGCTTCGCCGGGCATTATGTCGGCGCACTCGGCAGCAAGGACGGCATCACGCCGCAATTCGACCGGCTCGCGCGCGAAGGCGTGCTGTTCACGCGCTTCTTCTCGAACGGCACGCACACCCATCAGGGCATGTTCGCGACGATGGCATGTTTCCCGAACCTGCCCGGCTTCGAATACCTGATGCAGATGCCCGAAGGGGGACATCGTTTTTCCGGTCTCCCGCAGCTGCTGCGGGCGCGCGAGTTCGACGACCTCTATGTGTATAACGGCGATTTTGCGTGGGACAACCAGTCCGGTTTTTTCAGCAACCAGGGCATGACGCGCTTCATCGGCCGCAATGACTTCGTCAACCCGGTGGTTTCGGATCCGACCTGGGGGGTGTCGGACCAGGACATGTTCGACCGCGCAGCCGAAGAATTGCAGAAGAATTCCGACGGCAAGCCGTTCTACGCGCTGCTGCAAACGCTGTCGAACCATACGCCGTACGCGTTGCCGCAGACGCTGCCCGTGGAACCGGTCACCGGCCACGGTTCCCTCGACGACCATCTGACCGCGATGCGCTATTCGGACTGGGCGCTCGGGCAGTTCTTCGAGAAAGCGCGCAAGTCGAAATATTTCCGCGACACGCTGTTCGTGATTGTCGGCGACCACGGTTTCGGTGCCGACGAACAGATCACCGAGATGGATCTTCACCGCTTCAACGTGCCGCTGTTGCTGATCGGACCCGGCATCCAGCAGGCTTTCGGCATGCGTCGCGATACGGTCGGAACGCAGACCGACATCGTCCCGACGATCATGGGACGTCTCGGCGGCGAGGTGCGTCACCAGTGCTGGGGGCGCGATCTGCTCAACCTGCCGGCAGGAGACGAGGGCATCGGCGTCATCAAGCCGTCGGGAAGCGACCAGACGGTCGCGATCCTCAAGGGAAGCCGCATCCTCGTCGAACCGAAGGGCCTGGCACCGCGGCTCTATGACTACCGGCTCGGCGACGCTGCGGCTAGCACGCGGGTGATCAACGCCGCGGACGAAGCGCAGCTGCGCGGCATGCTGCACGCGTTCGTGCAGACTGCCACGCAGAGCCTGGTCGGAAACACCGCGGGCGTAGCCGCGCAAAGCCGGTGA